Proteins found in one Asterias amurensis chromosome 13, ASM3211899v1 genomic segment:
- the LOC139945981 gene encoding guanine nucleotide exchange factor subunit RIC1-like has translation MYFPVGWPKYLDVPSAKSEAIQEVLASPNRSIFVVTTSQSIHIWQSKPCVLIVTFRRSDDSVIVHGTNLCAEWKPDCTVLAVGTSGGHLLLFEVQQEGTHHLFTTKQSSSAHYRCDTTEADNNTVPMLKIDYAHTMQITAGINSLCCLKDDLLVATSNGLLMRVGWDGSTRHMMDISIRAIPFSIDLQQSRESLLGDTSLSFKQTQYSMILSGLAVVLSDGRAAFLTADNSKFEPRAVHAVWAPDVKTACCVAINHKYRLIVFGLANGQGVVYTLDEVTGALQLSHWLTLSSSDFPDGCQAAGPISTVTWTPDGCALACAWKQGGLALWSVFGALLMCTFSGDYGLCPETSRPYPLHVHSMDWDPEGYNLWITTSPKSSKDKKRISDSGIPFPRVLQSADQSTGELVLVSFVKSALTTNPCMTNHEHLFLQGEDRLYLNTGDTILKMAQPDVMLDSSNVVSVTSQCNTSDDSIVSSVLIGNKQWQVMSLPYNYMASNWPLRYAAVDRSGHCVAIAGRYGLAHCTIFAKRWKLFGNVTQEKDMSVSGGITWWKDFIVMSCYNHYENRHELRLYPRISNLDNSFACIIKVPYQVLVLNVFKDLLVVFCVDYHISLYSIERRDNSANPIATISRIQDLSLANFVPHPTSLVSLTLTSLRSETVSPEIANHTKEAESLITNVAGRLLMLQRDRLKPPSVTNAPLDKRKHNEMPFIAPVVLASSVENMWTTSRSNRDKPHLMEALWLGCGAAGMKVWLPLFPQKNSKHHHSFLSKRIMLPFQLRIYPLAVLFEDAVVLGAATDTLSYEPQTPSAADNKPTILPFSTLERTTQIYLHHILRQLLRRNLGIHALQIARSCISLPYFPHVLELMLHSVLEEEATASEPIPDALLPRVVAFIEEFPQFLQTIVHCARKTEIALWPYLFRTIGSPEELFEQCIKTGALQTAASYLLILQNLEPPKVSRHHATHLLDAALEHYEWKLCRDLLRFLRSISASDFEVSRTPPPSLNNSMAFPLGSPAPLPAKEGQTNHKRGRHSSKGGRAPSVVNDKQEVGPEKSRSSSLSKTIEQITTAEEYFVDSILNRHARKLLASMRLRDLGLYAADLDFKLQPWLTKERNRVAKVDDFEAALKKLHHDFQWPLPTLTTGAASIGINANKSPSLLVKSSPPSSSSIQAQMNGLKMSGGDSESERVTFPVAPLPLNRDLRVLIRPNSLASDSTHSEVRTEEAILRYPSARGSDDNSICTTEPSEGSSLFGDGDNVLEDSIWSSNANLEELEQFYLQLSHSGPRQSDKELRYLYDIFLAALCLEWTLLIAILLRDLTLISKVVNVTTSSDVALEVVARMREGLSFLELWADSECPGYKPLFVAIRPQAQVLAEVVETAITPPQTPLSRTSSTSDQSVGHQEIKRLGSHGSGVISEHELSEEDVFEDEKGKDGEEQGCSVS, from the exons CCGTGTGTGTTGATAGTGACTTTCAGACGATCTGATGATTCAGTCATAGTACATGGAACCAATCTATGTGCAGAATGGAAACCAGACTGTACTGTACTCGCAGTTGGG ACGTCAGGAGGTCATTTGTTGTTATTCGAGGTGCAGCAGGAGGGAACCCATCACCTCTTTACAACTAAGCAGTCTAG CTCAGCGCATTATAGATGTGATACTACTGAAGCAGACAACAACACAGTGCCAATGTTGAAGATAGATTATGCTcacacaatgcaaatcactgcTGGAATTAACAG TCTATGTTGTCTTAAGGACGACTTATTGGTTGCTACTAGCAACGGTTTATTGATGCGAGTAGGATGGGACGGCAGCACACGTCACATGATGGATATATCAATCAGAGCGATTCCATTCTCCATAGATCTTCAGCAGTCACGAG AATCTTTACTTGGTGACACTTCACTGTCCTTCAAGCAGACACAGTACAGTATGATACTATCCGGATTGGCTGTGGTCCTATCAGACGGTAGAGCTGCATTCCTGACTGCAGATAACAGTAAATTTGAACCCAGG GCTGTACATGCTGTTTGGGCTCCAGATGTCAAGACTGCTTGCTGTGTGGCTATTAATCACAAGTACAGACTCATAGTCTTTGGACTCGCTAA TGGGCAAGGAGTAGTGTACACCCTGGATGAAGTAACCGGTGCCCTGCAGTTATCACACTGGTTAACGCTCTCAAGTTCAGATTTTCCAG ATGGATGTCAAGCAGCAGGTCCTATATCTACAGTCACCTGGACACCTGATGGTTGTGCTTTAGCCTGTGCATGGAAACAGGGTGGACTAGCTTTATGGAGTGTGTTTGGTGCTCTACTCATGTGTACATTCAGTGGAGATTATGG TTTGTGCCCAGAAACGAGCAGACCGTATCCCCTGCATGTACATTCTATG GACTGGGATCCCGAAGGCTATAATTTATGGATAACCACATCTCCTAAATCCAGTAAAGATAAGAAGCGGATATCGGACTCTGGTATACCCTTCCCTCGTGTCCTTCAGTCTGCCGATCAGTCTACAGGTGAACTGGTCTTAGTCTCATTCGTCAAGAGTGCACTGACTACAAACCCATGCATG ACAAACCATGAGCATTTATTCCTACAAGGTGAAGATAGGTTATACCTCAATACAGGAGATACCATACTCAAGATGGCTCAACCTGATGTGATGCTGGATAGTAGCAATGTAGTCTCAGTTACATCACAGTGTAATACATCAG ATGACTCCATAGTTTCTAGTGTACtgattggtaacaagcaatggcaaGTCATGTCTCTACCGTACAACTACATGGCAAGCAACTGGCCACTCAGA TATGCCGCTGTGGATCGTTCTGGACATTGTGTAGCTATAGCAGGACGATACGGCTTAGCTCATTGTACAATCTTTGCTAAGCGTTGGAAGCTGTTTGGTAACGTCACACAGGAGAAGGATATGTCAGTGAGTGGAGGCATTACATGGTGGAAAGACTTCATTGTCATGTCATGTTATAACCACTATGAGAATAGACATGAG ctGAGGTTATACCCAAGGATAAGTAATCTAGACAACAGCTTTGCATGTATAATCAAAGTGCCTTATCAAGTGCTTGTACTCAACGTCTTTAAGGATCTACTGGTTGTCTTCTGTGTTGATTATCACATCTCATTGTATAGCATTGAGAGACGAGACAACTCAGCGA ATCCCATTGCTACCATCAGCAGAATACAAGATTTATCTCTTGCCAACTTTGTGCCTCATCCTACCTCACTGGTCTCATTGACGCTTACATCACTCCGATCAGAAACAG TTTCCCCAGAAATAGCCAACCATACCAAAGAGGCAGAGAGCCTTATAACtaatgtagctggtagattaCTGATGCTACAACGAGATCGTCTGAAACCTCCATCAGTGACCAACGCACCTCTGGATAAACGGAAACATAATGAG ATGCCATTCATTGCTCCTGTTGTGCTTGCATCTTCTGTTGAGAACATGTGGACAACATCACGTAGTAATCGAGATAAGCCTCACCTCATGGAAGCATTATGGTTGGGATGCGGAGCAGCAGGCATGAAG GTGTGGCTTCCACTATTCCCACAGAAGAACTCTAAGCATCATCACAGCTTCTTATCCAAGAGAATTATGCTTCCTTTCCAGCTTAGAATATATCCACTTG CCGTATTATTTGAAGATGCTGTTGTTCTTGGAGCAGCCACAGACACCTTGAGTTATGAACCCCAGACACCAAGTGCTGCAGATAATAAGCCAACTATCCTGCCATTCTCAACATTAGAACGAACT ACCCAGATTTATCTGCATCATATACTCAGGCAGTTACTCAGAAGAAA TCTTGGAATTCACGCATTACAGATTGCAAGAAGTTGTATATCTCTACCCTACTTCCCCCATGTATTGGAATTAATGCTGCATAGTGTGCTAGAAGAAGAAGCTACAGCATCAGAACCTATACCAG ATGCCTTACTCCCTCGAGTGGTGGCCTTTATAGAGGAATTCCCCCAGTTCTTACAGACAATAGTTCATTGTGCAAGGAAGACAGAGATTGCTCTATGGCCGTACCTCTTCAGAACCATAGGAAGCCCTGAGGAACTGTTTGAG CAATGTATAAAAACTGGTGCCCTGCAGACTGCTGCTTCATATCTGCTCATCCTACAGAACCTTGAACCTCCTAAAGTCAGTAGACAT cATGCAACCCATCTCTTAGATGCAGCTCTTGAACATTACGAATGGAAACTTTGCCGAGATCTGCTGCGATTCCTACGTTCAATCAGTGCAAGTGACTTTGAAGTCTCTAGAACTCCTCCTCCGAGTCTGAATAATTCCATGGCGTTCCCCCTGGGTAGCCCCGCCCCTCTACCTGCCAAGGAGGGGCAGACCAATCACAAGAGAGGGAGACATTCGAGTAAAGGTGGAAGGGCGCCCTCTGTGGTCAACGATAAACAGGAAGTGGGGCCAGAGAAGAG CCGTTCCAGCTCTTTATCCAAGACAATTGAGCAGATAACAACGGCTGAAGAGTACTTTGTAGATTCTATTCTCAATCGTCATGCTCGGAAGCTTCTTGCATCCATGAGATTAAGAGATCTTGGACTCTACGCTGCGGACTTAGACTTTAAATTACAGCCATGGCTTACCAAAGAAAG GAATCGTGTTGCCAAAGTGGATGACTTTGAAGCAGCTTTAAAGAAGCTTCATCATGACTTTCAGTGGCCTTTACCTACACTCACTACAGGTGCTGCAAGTATTGGGATCAATGCAAATAAATCACCTA GTTTATTAGTCAAGTCTTCCCCTCCATCATCTTCATCAATCCAAGCTCAGATGAATGGTCTTAAGATGTCTGGAGGAGATAGTGAATCTGAGAGAGTGACTTTCCCTGTTGCTCCTCTACCATTGAACCGAGATCTACGTGTATTAATCAGACCTAATAGCCTAGCATCTGATAGTACACACAGTGAGGTCAGAACAGAGGAAGCTATTCTCAGATACCCATCAGCTAGAG GCTCAGACGATAACAGCATTTGTACCACAGAGCCATCTGAAGGAAGCTCTTTATTTGGAGACGGTGATAACGTCTTAGAAGACAGTATATGGAGCAGTAACGCTAACCTGGAGGAGTTGGAACAGTTTTATTTGCAATTGAGCCATAGTGGCCCACGACAATCTGACAAGGAACTCAG GTATTTGTATGACATCTTCTTAGCTGCATTATGTTTAGAGTGGACGCTACTCATTGCTATCTTACTGCGAGATCTGACACTCATCTCTAAAGTAGTGAATGTGACGACATCATCTGATGTAGCTCTGGAGGTAGTAGCTCGTATGAGAGAAGGATTATCATTCCTGGAGCTGTGGGCAGACTCAGAATG CCCTGGTTACAAGCCGCTATTTGTTGCCATTAGACCTCAGGCCCAAGTCCTTGCCGAGGTGGTAGAGACGGCCATTACTCCTCCACAGACTCCCCTCTCTAGGACGTCATCAACTTCAGATCAATCTGTGGGCCATCAGGAGATCAAGAGATTGGGGT